In Vicia villosa cultivar HV-30 ecotype Madison, WI unplaced genomic scaffold, Vvil1.0 ctg.001083F_1_1, whole genome shotgun sequence, one genomic interval encodes:
- the LOC131633172 gene encoding uncharacterized protein LOC131633172 produces the protein MPIDPSCLFCQSGIETLQHIFMDCHFAKQVLFASPIGYRIPICLDVNFWIQSVLEGIDVHSVQLFCACLYKIWAARNVVVFQGKAVCPIAVAGGAFDCAQDFVRWPPDPDGKNLSSSARSAFSFPQDVYVAQVDAGLTEAGDTVFGCTFKDPFGKMLMAASKKEHILVDPSIAELLAIRWCILLAADLKMNKIVFQSDALVVVDCINSISCNASLDPIAAECRLLLSSFSFSSVMFIPRVCNSDAHNVVLLGKAYGSRTWLDGFPGANSVSPAALGPLI, from the coding sequence ATGCCCATTGATCCTTCATGCCTCTTCTGTCAATCTGGAATTGAGACTCTGCAGCATATTTTTATGGATTGTCACTTTGCGAAACAAGTTCTTTTCGCGTCTCCCATAGGCTACCGTATCCCCATCTGTCTTGACGTGAACTTTTGGATTCAATCTGTTCTAGAGGGCATTGATGTCCATAGTGTTCAGTTGTTCTGTGCCTGCCTCTACAAAATCTGGGCAGCTAGAAATGTAGTGGTGTTCCAAGGAAAAGCTGTTTGCCCTATTGCAGTTGCAGGTGGTGCTTTTGATTGTGCGCAGGACTTTGTTAGATGGCCTCCAGACCCTGATGGGAAAAATCTGTCTTCATCTGCGAGGAGTGCTTTTTCTTTCCCCCAGGATGTCTATGTCGCTCAAGTGGACGCTGGTCTCACGGAGGCAGGCGATACGGTGTTTGGTTGTACCTTTAAGGATCCTTTCGGCAAGATGCTGATGGCTGCCAGCAAGAAGGAACATATCCTGGTCGATCCTAGCATTGCAGAACTCTTGGCTATTAGGTGGTGCATTCTCTTAGCTGCTGATCTTAAGATGAATAAGATTGTGTTCCAATCTGACGCGTTGGTGGTGGTAGATTGTATCAATTCCATCTCTTGTAATGCCTCCCTCGATCCTATAGCGGCGGAGTGTAGGTTACTTTTGAGTTCCTTCTCTTTTAGTTCTGTTATGTTTATTCCTAGGGTCTGTAATTCTGATGCACACAATGTTGTGTTGCTTGGTAAGGCTTATGGCTCCCGGACCTGGTTAGATGGGTTCCCGGGAGCGAATTCTGTATCTCCGGCTGCTTTAGGCCCTTTGATCTAA
- the LOC131633173 gene encoding uncharacterized protein LOC131633173 yields MAWSNLCLQNPARPCAIVILWLLCHRRLATKSRLCKLGFINISTCSYCGLIETDSHIFFECSEYREIWIAILQWLQIDHSPKQWDDEISWLVNRTKGQGWRAKLLKLAIAEGVYGIWLHRNRLIFRTPNDSKHTIQGIIDKIVYRGWTCRALKPHIASLMIM; encoded by the coding sequence ATGGCTTGGAGTAATCTTTGTCTTCAAAACCCTGCTCGACCGTGTGCTATTGTGATCCTTTGGCTACTTTGTCATAGGAGACTTGCCACTAAAAGCAGACTTTGTAAGCTTGGCTTCATCAACATTTCTACTTGTTCTTACTGTGGTTTGATCGAAACCGATAGTCATATCTTTTTTGAATGTAGTGAATATCGTGAGATATGGATAGCTATCCTTCAATGGCTTCAAATTGATCATAGTCCTAAGCAATGGGATGATGAGATAAGTTGGCTTGTGAATAGAACTAAGGGCCAAGGCTGGAGGGCTAAATTACTCAAACTAGCAATTGCTGAAGGTGTCTATGGCATATGGCTGCATCGGAACAGACTGATCTTTAGGACTCCTAATGATAGTAAACACACTATACAAGGGATTATTGATAAAATTGTATATCGGGGCTGGACATGTAGAGCTTTAAAACCACATATTGCTAGTCTTATGATTATGTAG